The region TCATTCTGTTATTCTGATCAATATCATGACTGTTGTGATAGCAAGTTCTATTATGGTTCTCCATTGACCCTCCAGGCCGGCCCTGGTGCTGATGACCCGAGGAGGGCTCTCCAGAGACGGGTACCAGGGGCGCCTGAGTGTCAACGAGCGCCGGGTCACCCTCAACACCGTGACAGGCGCCGATGAGGGAAGCTACACCATCAGAGACACTAACATGAAGATCATGAGGAAGGTCTGCCTAAATGTCAAAGGTACATTTGTTTTCATCTACCTTCTGTGGCCAACCTTTACCTTGGCTTTTCCATCTTTTTTCCAACCTGCTGCAAGTTCGCTGTAATGTTAGTCATCAGTGGgtttaaagatggaatccgcagtAGGGGATCAGTGCCACTGTCCGCCCCACCGCTGTTGTTACTATATTTGTTTTGTTGGCGAAGAAGAGGTGAGGAGCGCCACACATCCTGGTAAAACAATTGCAGTAGATATTCTGCTCTTCTATCGCGCGTGCAATAATGTCAGAGGGGGAAAAACAGtgtttgttgtttgcagtaacttctttgttgttgtagtaTTGCAAACAGACAGttggcagtttcaccattaacAATTCCAGCATCAGATGGGTGTTATTTTCTATTTTGCGTATTGTGTTCCAAAAGGTTTTGTTTGTttgccccctctctcttttttctccctccctctggaTCTTTTTCTCTTCCcgtctctttatccctctcttccttttgtctccttcttcctctcttctctcattaTGGAATCCATAAATTCATAATTCAataaccccccccctctctctcttcttctcttctctctatctctctctccccttctgtctctctctctctccctctgtctctgtctctctctctctccctctgtctctctgcctctctctctctccctctgtctctctgtctctgtctctctctctctccctctgtctctctgtctctgtctctctctctctccctctgtctctcagaacACCAGAACTTTGTGAAGCTGCCGTATGGGGGCACCCTGAAGATCAACCTGATTCTGAATGCCTCCATGGTGCGTCTGTTCTACACGCCCGACTCCGACTTAAAAACCAGACAGATCCTGGACGGAGGACAGTTAACGGTACTGGAACGGCTGATTTAAAATCACTCAAATTCTACCCTAATCCTACTCCCTATAGCGCACTGTGGGGTGGTAATAATACATTATCACTTATATATGCTTATGATAAtcttataatgcattatacctgTTGGCTTGAAGTGAAGTCTTACCAAATATTTATATCCAATTGATTTACTTTAATTTGCCAATAGTAAAAATCATCTTACACTGTTGAAGTAAAGTGATTGAACTTTTGAACCTGCCATGGTTCTTGGTTGATGATAGGTGCCAGCGGACCTGGATCTGGAGGGCCGGATCTCTCTGGATCCGTCTGTGGTTATTCTGGACCAGGTCAAGGCCAGTGACGTCGGACAGTTCAAGGTCACGGACATACTGGGGTTTCCTGTGTCCAACGTCTACCTGGAAgtggagggtgaggagagggggatgaagggaggagaggagaacagaggagaggagtagggaggagagagggatgggaggatgAAGGAGATGGAAAGCGGGATGGATGGGAGGAGTTGGCCAGTTCAGGGTCATCGACCAACTTGAACCCAACTTGGGGGCTTACGTCTATGCGGCAGTGGAGGTTGAGGAGATAATAATTTATTaacattctctctcctttcctccctgcaCCTCTTTCTTCTCTCGCCTGtctcctcctcaccacctctcccctctctcaactCTATCtactctccctttatctctctctcttctctgtgtatctctcttctcctcttctcctctccctctctccccttcgcCACACTCCCCCTCTatattctctccctcccctctttctcccttctccctactttccctccccctcccctctctcctccagcctaCAAGCTGCCGTCCCTCTACGTGGCAATCATAGCACTGGTGGGCTTCCTGGTTCTCCTGCTGTTGGTGTGTCTGCTGTCCTGCCTGGTCAAGCAGAAGAAGAGGGCTGCCAAGGCCCGAGCCATTGAGAAGATTGCCCAAAATGCAGGCAAGGAGGATGAGGGAGATGCCTTCAGACAGGTACCGCACAGACAGAGACACTGGtgatgtctcaaatggcaccctgctcACTATATGATGCTCAGCACTTGACATAACATGTATGTGTGGTTTCCAGGTGGTGAAGAACATTACTCAGTTTGAGGAGTCTATAGCCCAGTCCATCGACATCACAGAGAAGTCTCAGAGCACTGAGGTGGACATTAAAGTAAGTATTAGTGACGCAGTGGTTATTTCTGTAGAGTTGAGGGAATTAATTAGAATAACAGAAGGGGAATATTGTCAAAATAGCTGTTAAAATCTCTTTGCTTATCGTTACCCACTCTCCAGCTTCACCCTGACCTCTCTCCTCTGACCTCTGTGTGTTGACCGCAGGGTCTGGAGGTGTCGTCCAAGGAGGTGGCAGGTGGTAACCTGGAGACCAGCGACTCAGGGGTGGAGTTTAACACCACTGGCCTCCCATTGGACACTGACACTGACGTCCCCGACCAGATTCCAGAATCAGAGGCTGAGACTGAGAGTGTTGCCTTCGTCCCAGAAACCAAGCCAAGCCCACCCCTGGTTACCAAACCTAGCCCGGTTCCTGAGATAAAAAAAATCTCTGAACCAGCTCCTGAACCAAAGTTGACCATAACCAAACCCGTTGAGACCAAACTCAGCCCAATCCCAAGCCCGGTCTCCAAGCAGGCTCCAAGCCCCATTGCCAAAACACCTGATCCAGCCAAAACTCCTGATTTCAAAACTCCTGATCCGAAAATACCTGAATTGAAAACACCTGAACCAACCAAAACTCCTGATTTTAAAACTCCTGAACCGAAAACACCTGAATTGAAAACACCCGAACCAACCAAAACTCCTGACTTTAAAACTCCTGAACCGAAAACACCTGAATTGAAAACACCTGAACCAGCCAAAACACCTATTGCTGCGTCTCCAAGCCCGGTGTCCTCTAAGCCAACCCCACCCCTGACCCCTGTCTCCAAACTAACTGCACCCCAACCATCAACCCCTGAACCCCCCAAGCTGGCTACACCAACCCCAGAATCCCCCAAGCCTGTTACACCTACCCCAGAATCCCCCAAGCCTGTGACATCAATCCAGACTCCGACCCCAACCCCAATGCTGAGTCCTGAACCTGCTCCGACCACCAATGGCACACCCGAACCACCAGCACCTGAATCTAAACCTGACACTGCTCCAGCCCCAGTGGGTCTGATCGAAAGTCCTGTCGCCAAGgcaacccctcctaaaacccctgAAGTGGAGGTGACCGCCCCAAGTAGTCCAGCCCTTGAGGCCAAAAAGGACACCCCAGCTTAGGACAACACCGCCACCACCGCAACCTGAGAACAGTCCCTGCACTCGTCCAAGGGAAACCCCACAGACCCATTATCCTATCCTCCTCCACCACTGTAGACAGACAATCGAACACCCCCCTTACCAAATAAGGAAGAAATCACTGCTACTATTGAGGCTGGGACTTAGATTTAACACTTCTAACGCTCGAACATGCTGTAGGTTGTTATGATAGCTAACTCACCTGTACCTAACACTAACATTATCTTTGGGATCATTTTTTCAATTCACAGATACTTTTCACAAGATAGGAAATATAAGCAAACGAGTTATGTTTTGTCAGACGTtttagttgttgttgtttcttttTTAACTTTCTATGCTGCATACTCTTTTTTAGTGTGAAAAATAGAGCATGACTGCTGGTCTGCCAACAAAATCAGTTGCAGAGTTTACAAGTAAAATGTTAAACCTAGCTTCTTTAGATATATTTTACGTTCAGAGGTGTGCAGAATGGTTCCACCCCCTTTTACATAGATATAGGAACAACAGAATGGCAAGTGAACATGACTCAATCTAGTTCAACTACATCTATGACCACCTACTCCATTTGTGGAATGATTAAACCTTTGATGATGCCTGCTCTAATCTCAGCATGTGGAGAAACAGACCAAAACGAAAGCACGAACCGCTCGTAAATTTGCAACTGACATTTTTTATCTCATATGATGAAACCAATGACATGATTTAGCCCCCCCAAGGACTTATAAATGTGACTCTGACATAACGTTCTCGTCAAATTGGATGAATTTAAATCACCTTTCTATCAAACTGGACTGGATTCCTTCAATCTCCTTGTGACATTCTCTAGTAGTTTTCCTGAAACCTGGGAATCCGGGAATCTGGAATTTTTCCTGCTGGTCATCTGCCATCCTATAGAAACATCTAGAATACTTGAATGATGAAACATCCTGATACAAAGGAGCCCCAGCAACACTAACACCTGAATGCTGAACTCTAACATCAATACCTTCTGCTAAACTAAATCTAACTTTTGTTTAAAATGGATGTCTCATTTGATTGCACTCCAAACTACATGAGAGACTGTATTGGTTATAAGGTGTTGGCCAACTCTGACTGACTGTCCCAGTGAATCTCTACAATCAGTTTAATCCAAGAGAAAGAGCTTGTTTGATCCTTGACCTCACCCCAGCACCCGAAGACCCCAAGGCCACACCTCAGCACTTTAAGCAATCCCCAGTGAATCTTGGGAAATGTAATGCTGATTGTTATTGTGCTGACTACAACTatgagagtgggagagggagaggaggaggggtctgGTGAGTGATGTCATTGGCTTAGTCCTAACATTTAAAAAAGGAATCCTCCCTTCTCTATGTCCTTCTttacttccttccttccttccttctgtaCTCCCTCTTTTCCTTCCTCTCTTGCTTGCAGCAGGTAGTGAAGTACAGTATTATGGCATGGTTTCATCTGGCCGATAGATGTAGTTTTACTGTAGGTCCTGCCCTCTTGACTTCTCATTTATAGCTTATGGGTCAGCCTTTATACCCCATGATGACTTATAAAAGTACAGTATGAAAGTATAATCTTCCCTGAGATGATAGAACAGATCCATGTCAGACTATTCCTTGCCTACACACATCTAAATGCATTACAGTCGTCTATGAGCTACATACTGGAGGCCTTGAGCCAATGGTAGATGTGCTCCACGGCTCTGCTGCCTAGTATGGTGACCTCACAGTACAGTATACATGTAGTTCTGGTTATTTTCTCCAGCCTAAAACAGATACTTCacaaatagggttaacccactaGCATCCATCCACATTACTGGATATGATGTCAAGGCATGGGTTGATGTGTTCTAATAGCCTATCCTATTGCCATTGGTCTCTCTGACTGCCCTAAAAAGGTCCTGCGAGAACTTCACTAACTATTAACTCAGTGTACCACCATCTCCAGGACTGTGCCATGACGCCATCTGTCTTTAGTTGCTTGAAGCTATGTTGCTCTAGCCTAGATTTACAGTGCAATAAGACTTTGCTGGTGGGTAAAACTCCTGTAGCCGCTATGTGTTACAGGAGGAGGTGTGCAGATACATTTTGCTTGACAAAAGACATATCTCTACCTCAGTGTTTTAACTGACCGCCGTGACAGACACCTTGAATGGTACATTGAGTTCAGTGGACTACATCTAAAAGCATTTAGGATTTTTAAGAGAAGCACAAATAGGAGCCGTGTTAAGTTAACCAACACATAGAAAGTACATTCAACTTCAAACGATGGCCTTTCTCTTTCTAAACACTTCCACAATTCTAACACGTTTTTTAATGCTAAAATGAATATGAGAATAAAATGAAAGTTAAAAGCCATATGGTAAGATAGAGATATAGATGTTGATATGATTAGTACAGTATATGAATCATGATGAATACAGTATGAATACATTAGTGTTTGAGGTGCCTAAATTCTTTGCTATATTGTCATTCAATTGATGTAAGTGATAAAATGTCAAGGATTATGTAAAATTCTACCACTGAAGAGATTTGGCCCCACTCTCAATCTCAATCTCGACCGCAGTGCTCGTTAAGCTCTGTTGTGTGGAGCCGTAACACCCATT is a window of Salmo trutta chromosome 37, fSalTru1.1, whole genome shotgun sequence DNA encoding:
- the LOC115176408 gene encoding uncharacterized protein LOC115176408 isoform X2: MKEPGDLMKMKTVSVVVLSLLLCSALSAPLKGKEDSQQTMFFGEDFHLQLPSLAAEVLFQPSNAKAGVEVVLMRGGSVVGNRAKLNSQLSHLILANVGEGDEGTYSVKNNEQPEEVRRITLIVRDCSNEQNIKYGENYHIQLAGVEAPITLEYRPSAVEANLTSRPALVLMTRGGLSRDGYQGRLSVNERRVTLNTVTGADEGSYTIRDTNMKIMRKVCLNVKEHQNFVKLPYGGTLKINLILNASMVRLFYTPDSDLKTRQILDGGQLTVPADLDLEGRISLDPSVVILDQVKASDVGQFKVTDILGFPVSNVYLEVEAYKLPSLYVAIIALVGFLVLLLLVCLLSCLVKQKKRAAKARAIEKIAQNAGKEDEGDAFRQVVKNITQFEESIAQSIDITEKSQSTEVDIKGLEVSSKEVAGGNLETSDSGVEFNTTGLPLDTDTDVPDQIPESEAETESVAFVPETKPSPPLVTKPSPVPEIKKISEPAPEPKLTITKPVETKLSPIPSPVSKQAPSPIAKTPDPAKTPDFKTPDPKIPELKTPEPTKTPDFKTPEPKTPELKTPEPTKTPDFKTPEPKTPELKTPEPAKTPIAASPSPVSSKPTPPLTPVSKLTAPQPSTPEPPKLATPTPESPKPVTPTPESPKPVTSIQTPTPTPMLSPEPAPTTNGTPEPPAPESKPDTAPAPVGLIESPVAKATPPKTPEVEVTAPSSPALEAKKDTPA
- the LOC115176408 gene encoding uncharacterized protein LOC115176408 isoform X1; translated protein: MLMTYGGQSLRCLHVTIANSSEPGDLMKMKTVSVVVLSLLLCSALSAPLKGKEDSQQTMFFGEDFHLQLPSLAAEVLFQPSNAKAGVEVVLMRGGSVVGNRAKLNSQLSHLILANVGEGDEGTYSVKNNEQPEEVRRITLIVRDCSNEQNIKYGENYHIQLAGVEAPITLEYRPSAVEANLTSRPALVLMTRGGLSRDGYQGRLSVNERRVTLNTVTGADEGSYTIRDTNMKIMRKVCLNVKEHQNFVKLPYGGTLKINLILNASMVRLFYTPDSDLKTRQILDGGQLTVPADLDLEGRISLDPSVVILDQVKASDVGQFKVTDILGFPVSNVYLEVEAYKLPSLYVAIIALVGFLVLLLLVCLLSCLVKQKKRAAKARAIEKIAQNAGKEDEGDAFRQVVKNITQFEESIAQSIDITEKSQSTEVDIKGLEVSSKEVAGGNLETSDSGVEFNTTGLPLDTDTDVPDQIPESEAETESVAFVPETKPSPPLVTKPSPVPEIKKISEPAPEPKLTITKPVETKLSPIPSPVSKQAPSPIAKTPDPAKTPDFKTPDPKIPELKTPEPTKTPDFKTPEPKTPELKTPEPTKTPDFKTPEPKTPELKTPEPAKTPIAASPSPVSSKPTPPLTPVSKLTAPQPSTPEPPKLATPTPESPKPVTPTPESPKPVTSIQTPTPTPMLSPEPAPTTNGTPEPPAPESKPDTAPAPVGLIESPVAKATPPKTPEVEVTAPSSPALEAKKDTPA
- the LOC115176408 gene encoding uncharacterized protein LOC115176408 isoform X3, which produces MKMKTVSVVVLSLLLCSALSAPLKGKEDSQQTMFFGEDFHLQLPSLAAEVLFQPSNAKAGVEVVLMRGGSVVGNRAKLNSQLSHLILANVGEGDEGTYSVKNNEQPEEVRRITLIVRDCSNEQNIKYGENYHIQLAGVEAPITLEYRPSAVEANLTSRPALVLMTRGGLSRDGYQGRLSVNERRVTLNTVTGADEGSYTIRDTNMKIMRKVCLNVKEHQNFVKLPYGGTLKINLILNASMVRLFYTPDSDLKTRQILDGGQLTVPADLDLEGRISLDPSVVILDQVKASDVGQFKVTDILGFPVSNVYLEVEAYKLPSLYVAIIALVGFLVLLLLVCLLSCLVKQKKRAAKARAIEKIAQNAGKEDEGDAFRQVVKNITQFEESIAQSIDITEKSQSTEVDIKGLEVSSKEVAGGNLETSDSGVEFNTTGLPLDTDTDVPDQIPESEAETESVAFVPETKPSPPLVTKPSPVPEIKKISEPAPEPKLTITKPVETKLSPIPSPVSKQAPSPIAKTPDPAKTPDFKTPDPKIPELKTPEPTKTPDFKTPEPKTPELKTPEPTKTPDFKTPEPKTPELKTPEPAKTPIAASPSPVSSKPTPPLTPVSKLTAPQPSTPEPPKLATPTPESPKPVTPTPESPKPVTSIQTPTPTPMLSPEPAPTTNGTPEPPAPESKPDTAPAPVGLIESPVAKATPPKTPEVEVTAPSSPALEAKKDTPA